The following nucleotide sequence is from Pochonia chlamydosporia 170 chromosome 4, whole genome shotgun sequence.
AAGAAGCATGTCAATGAGAACTTTCGGCGTCTTCTTGCTGATGGACCCGATGAGGAGAGTGTTGCCATCGGACATGGATTGGTTGGGGTTCCCGCCATACATCAGCAGTAGATGGGTAAAGCCGATGTTGTTGGCCACGGCCGCAATAGTAAGTGGTGAATCCATTTCTGGTCCCACGGACATGTTGGGATCTGCGCCATACTTGAGAAGTGCGATGGCTGCATCCAGGTACGACTTCTCCGCCGCCGCGATGAGAGGGCTTACGCCATGCCTGTCAGTGGCATTGGGATCCACGCCATAGAGTAGCAGCAAACGAATGCTCTCGGCATCCTGGCAGAGGATGGCTTCATTGAGAGCGTGAGCTTCCGCTCCAGTGTCGGGTGAGACACCTCGGTCAAGAAGCTGCATCAGAAGCTTGTGGTCCTTGGCGCGTACTGCAGATACCAGGATTTGCTTGACGTTGGGCCTGTCTGCATCCACGTTGCTGCGAGGTTTTTGGCGAGGCATGCTGAAAGGCTCGCTGTCTAGATGAAGCACTTTAGAGCTGTCTAGCTCACGAGACTTGATATCTGATACCAGATCATCCAATTCAGAACTTCGTTCGACGGTTTCCTCAAAAGTGCTCAGTCTGTCATGTGCTGCTAGTCGTTTACCCAGTAGACCATCGGAAGAGCTTCCAGTCGAGCTCGAGGTGAACCTCGTGGATGGACTAAGATGACTTTGCTCTGATCCCGTGGAATAGCCATTGCTGTCTCCATTTACGGACTCGTGGCCATAGTAGACTGATCTCTCCGACTTGGGGATAGGAGGCAGCACAGGTGGCTGTGACTGCGTTTGGGCAGCCATAGCCAGGTGATGGTCTTCGACGCTTCGCTGTTGAGGAATGTTGGGGGAGCGGTATGTAGAAGCCTTTTCCTCAGAAGCTAGCGAGCTGGCTCGTTGGCGGCGGAACTCGGTCCCATCCAAAGCagcggcaaggccaaggtaTCCGATACCAAGCTCGCTCTCCATTTTCTCGGCACCGAGTTTCCATTGGAACATGAGAGCGCTGATCTTCAAGTCCTCTCTAGTTTTGGCCAGAGTCAGTGTCATTCGCTCTAGACTGTTGTCCCCAAACATCTTGCCAAAGCCACGACGCATACGGCCCATCGCGCCTTTCCGTTCAGAGTCCAGCAGCTTGCCCACAACATGGTCAAGGCCCCGGAAATCGATTTGTGCTGCTCGAAACTTCTTTTCAAGCACTGTGATCATGTCAAGCGGAAGGGATTGGTTGTTGCGTGCAGCTTCGCCGAGGCCCGCCTCAATGTAGAATAGAACTTGGCATGTATCGAGCACATCTCGGGCCAGAGGACCAAATCCATGAGGGAAGTGCTTGACTAACGCCGCATATTCAGACATCTGCTCTGCCACTCGATCGCAAGCCGCAGCAACGACGGAACAGAGCTCGAGACATTGCGACTGGGCCTTGTTTGTGGAAGCCATATTGAATCCCCTGTGAGCGGTAATCCGTTGAATACCCACAGGTGACGCTggaagttgctggtgatACTGTTGCTCTTCCTGCAGCTGCTGTAgtggctgttgttgatgatgatgttggtaGTAGACGGGTGGAAGCCGGTTGGCAGCTGATGGGGGTCCACCGTCAAGATATCTGCTCGATGTTGGAGCAGAAGCagttgaagcagaagctgagCTTGGAGTAGATGGAGGTAGGTCAAGAGCCTCTTTTAGATCAAAAGAGAAGGGGTCTCTTAAGGGTAATGGAGCAACATCCCGAGGGACTTCCCTTCGGACAGCCCTGTCTCCAGTTGACCAGTCAAGAGGCTGGTAGCTCATATTTGCCAAATAGAAACAGTAATAATACCACAATAAGTACCAAACTAATTTCAATGAATGATTAAAAAAGGCGCCTGCGTCACGGGAGGAGAGCAATGGCGTTtaaagaggaagaagttgcGGggactactccgtagaaggcaagaagacaaagagcCCGAGTTTCTTGGTGATCAAAGTTCTGGTACCATAATACCCCGAGAAGGGGCATGGATcttgtcaacatggccatggtcaaACTGCCTTGTCACCAAACTTTTTGTGTGACCATGAGAGGTtggttggctggcttgcttggaTTAGCTGGCGTGTTGGGTCGTGGCTATTGAGCAACTGGAGAAACCTCGTCCTTGAAACGCATGGGGTTCCTGGCTTAGCCTGCGCCTCCGGTCGCGCTTTGAACTCAATTTCGGATTTGATTGAGGTGCAGAGAGCATGGCGTATAGCAGTTTCGGTGCCACATAACCCCATCGAACAAAACGGTGGTGGCGTATTGGTATGTagtgtgtttgttgatgcaTGGTTGGGAGTCGGGACTATGCTCTCGGCAGCGCTAGAGAGTCAGCTCTGGCTCCTACACAAAGCTCGAGTAGTGGATCGGAGTGTCCGCCTTTTGCTTTTCTCGTAGGATATCATCCCTGCCACAGAGTCATTCCCATCCACTAATAAGAACCTCCAGACCAGAAC
It contains:
- a CDS encoding ankyrin repeat domain-containing protein (similar to Pyrenophora tritici-repentis Pt-1C-BFP XP_001933268.1), whose translation is MSYQPLDWSTGDRAVRREVPRDVAPLPLRDPFSFDLKEALDLPPSTPSSASASTASAPTSSRYLDGGPPSAANRLPPVYYQHHHQQQPLQQLQEEQQYHQQLPASPVGIQRITAHRGFNMASTNKAQSQCLELCSVVAAACDRVAEQMSEYAALVKHFPHGFGPLARDVLDTCQVLFYIEAGLGEAARNNQSLPLDMITVLEKKFRAAQIDFRGLDHVVGKLLDSERKGAMGRMRRGFGKMFGDNSLERMTLTLAKTREDLKISALMFQWKLGAEKMESELGIGYLGLAAALDGTEFRRQRASSLASEEKASTYRSPNIPQQRSVEDHHLAMAAQTQSQPPVLPPIPKSERSVYYGHESVNGDSNGYSTGSEQSHLSPSTRFTSSSTGSSSDGLLGKRLAAHDRLSTFEETVERSSELDDLVSDIKSRELDSSKVLHLDSEPFSMPRQKPRSNVDADRPNVKQILVSAVRAKDHKLLMQLLDRGVSPDTGAEAHALNEAILCQDAESIRLLLLYGVDPNATDRHGVSPLIAAAEKSYLDAAIALLKYGADPNMSVGPEMDSPLTIAAVANNIGFTHLLLMYGGNPNQSMSDGNTLLIGSISKKTPKVLIDMLLNYGAGPNDKNKEGKSALFEAITNGRVDIVTSLLEHGADPNLPGPKHMLWPSIHQPPCLQVLLSHGADFKKCPGLMELATSINSMECIKILLKAGVDPNAKKDGVYTPLCTSIRDNRKDIFDLLLRSGADPNVPASEYPCFKCVTHHREKFLPALVAAGGNLNSPKGIIETAVTSKNGPALKWLLDQNIDPNEKNAKGHTALTSAIRDNHVGFVDILLARGANPNIRGQDWPVCMAVKNPDILSRILAVLPEPRAFKGVMERAVVANQLESVKLLLAAGVSVEDKNGGVFSPLTSGIREWHKEIVIYLLNEGGADVNAPGEHLPIVKALRRCATEHTEFIDIVLDKGADPNKMYRGWNGMMQALENGDIEILKKLAQKCGVDLTVKDEMGRTVTEIAISRRWEEAVDVLLSNAL